The Panacibacter microcysteis DNA window CTTCTATATCTGCGAGGTATGATATTTTATTACTGAAACCGTACACAGCATCACTGCATACCCGGGTATGTGTTTACGCTGTTCATTGCATTGCAGCAAATGTTCATGTAATCGTCCACTTGTTTAAAGCCGCGAAATTCTGTTTATCAATTATAGTTGGTTTATATGCCGGTAATCTTTTGCTGATCCGTATTACAATTCTTTCAAGGCTTGTAAAATGGTACACCGCAAAGCCTTGCAGCCCGTTTCGGTTAGCGGTCAAGATTTCTATGCAATTGCAAATCTAATTATGCACAATAGTTTGCACAATGGCCATTTCAGGCCATTTTTAGCTGGCATTAAAACTTAGCACGACTGCTGTTCCTTTACCTGTTTGCGTATTAATGGAGAGTTTGCCTTTGAGCATTGCTGCGCGGTTTTGCATATTTGTAAGGCCGTTGCCGGTGCCCGGGGCTTTCGTTATATCAAAACCTTTTCCGTCATCTTTAATTGTAAGCTGAATAAAATTATTTACGATGTTGAGGCTGATCCAAACATGCCGGCCATCTGCATATTTGGCTATGTTGTTTAGTACTTCTTTATAGATGAGGTAGAACTCACGTCTTTTTTCCATGCCAATTTTAATGCGGTTGAGCGCCTCGCTAAATTCAAAATGTAGCGTATAACCTTTTGGTTCCAGCAATTGAGAGGCATGTATGCGTATGCGGCTTCCAATTCTTTCAAATGCGTCATTTTTGGTATTGATGCTCCAGACGATATCGTTCATAGATTCCATGATCTCTTCTGCAAAATCTTTGATCTTATTAACCAGTGGTTCATTATCGAAATCAACGCTTCTAATCTGGTCCTGCATGATTTTGGAGTATATAGCAATCGTACTGATAGATGAACCCACTTCATCGTGCAAATCCATGGCAATACGGTTTCTTAATTTTTCAAGCATTGCAAACTGGGCCAGTCTAAATCGATATAAACCATATAAAATGCAGGCTATTGCTATAATGGTAAGCAGGTAAAACCACCAGGTATGGTACCATGGCTCCAGGACAATTACAGCAATTGATGTTTGCCTGTTGCCCCAGTTGTCACTTTCATAACTTGCCTGTACAATAAACCTGTATTCGCCGGGGTCCAGGTTTGTGTAAGTGGCTTCATGTGCAGTACCTGAAAAGATCCAGTCTTCGTCAAAACCCTCCATTTTGTAGCGGTACAGGATATTTCCCTGCCTGCGGTAATCTACGGCTGCAAACTGAATGGCCACAACATTCTGTTTGTATTTGAGCCTTATTTCGTCAGCATAATTAATGCTTTTATTAATAGGGCAGTCTTCGTCTGTTAGTTTAACTGATTTATTGAACAAACGCAGATCGGTAAAAACAACTTCTGCCGAATTCAATGTATTTATCTGTTTTGGATCGAAATAATTTATACCATTCATGCCACCAAAAACAAGCAAACCCGCAGACGTTTTACAAAAAGCATAGCGGTTGAATTCATTACTTTGTAATCCATCATTTACATCATAATTTCTAAAAACCTTTGTACGTGGATTAAATGCAGAAAGCCCCTGGTTTGTACTTAGCCAGACATTTCCATCGTCTCCGGGCAGTATGCCATAAATAACATTATCGGCAAGCCCATCCTTCCTGGAATAACGCACAAATTTGCCGGTGTATTTGTCTAGCCTGTTAAGGCCGCCACCTTTGGTGCCAACCCACAGGTATCGTTTAGGTTGCTTAATATCATTGCATAAGCTGTAAATAAAATTACTGCTTAAAGAAGCAGAATCTCCCGGCCGGGCGTAATAAGCGTCTTTCATTTTTTGTGTAAGCAGATCAAAGCTAAACAAGCCATGTATTGAGCCCAGCCACAATGTATTTCCGTCTTCATAAATCGTCTGTAAAAAATCCGTTTCAAAATCCGGCGCTTTAAACGGGTAGTTGAATTTTGTGAAGGTGTTTAAAGAAGGGTCAAAACGAACGAAGTACTTTTTATAACCCATCCATAAAGTATTCCTTTTGTCTGCGTATATGGTATAAATGTCACTGGGTGCCTCATCAAACAGCAGCTCGTGTGTCTGTTGTTTATTGGTGGCCAGGTTATAGTAGTAAAGCTTATGATGTTCGGGTATCCATAAATTACCACTTGTATCTACAGCATATTGAACAATGAAACTGTTTGCGAATTTTTCTTTTAAAGCCTGCATTACCGGGTCTTTCTTCTGGCGAAATTCATTGTTGGCCAGCGTGATCTTATCAAAATTCCTGGTTATCAGTTCTCCATTTTTCGTTTCGAGTATATGGTAATGTATCGTGTTAGCTAAAACATGGTGAAAGCGTTCTGTTTCAGGATCGTATTTAAAAATACCGTGGCCGGCTGTTCCTATCCACAAAATATTTTGCCTGTCTGAGTAAATCGTTAACGGGGCCTTAAGTGCAAAATTTTGTGCAGAGTCGGCAGGTATATTGAGAGATATTTCATTGGTAGGTATGTGTATTCTGTATAATGAACCGCTGTCTGTAGACCATATCATCTGGTTGTTGCCAATAACCCATGCATGCCGTGCCACCTGGTCTTTATTAGAAAACATTTTATGCGGCAGGTTAAAATCGTAACCAGGAAACCTGGTAATGTCTGCACCATTAATAAAAAGACTGTAGCTCGATGTATCTTCCGCTATACCCGGAACGTAATTTTTATCTTTAAGCTGGTACGAATATTTTTTGTGCAGCGTGTATGTGTTGTCTGGCTGAAAAACCAATTCATAAAGAGTAGAAGTATCTGCAACATAAGTATGTCCCCTGCTATCGGTAAACACATTACCGAGTACCGCTTTGCCTGTAAGCCCGGCATTATTGTTTCCATATTTCAGGTGCGTAAATCTCAATTCATAGTTTTCAAAAAAATTAGTTGTTTTCTTTTTATTGCGGTTTTTGGGTATTATCTGCATGCGGTCTATTCCCCTGTCCGTATTTATCAGGAGGGCTCCGCTTTTATCACTGCATACCGATAATATCTTGTCCGATATCAACCCTTTTGAATTCCTGTGCACAATGTGATAGAATTTATTGTATTCCCGGTCAAAAAAGTCTAAGCCATTATTGCGCGATCCTATCCAAAGTCTTCTTTGCCCATCTTCGTAAACGAAAGTAAGATCATCACTGCCTATTGATGTCGAATCATAAATGTCATGGTGATAAACATAAAAATTATAGCCATCATATTTATTCAAACCATCAGCCGTGGTAAACCACATAATACCCGATGCATCCTGTGTAATGGAATTAACAAAACCCTGCGAAAGCCCGTCGTTTATGGTAAGCGATTTAAACCTGAGTAAATTGCTGTTTTGTGCAAACACGCCTGTTTGCATAAGCATAAAAAATAATGAGAGGTAGCGAAGGGGCCAGATCATTTGTGGTGTATACAACCACGAATAAAATGACTTCAGCGCCAA harbors:
- a CDS encoding ligand-binding sensor domain-containing protein, translated to MIWPLRYLSLFFMLMQTGVFAQNSNLLRFKSLTINDGLSQGFVNSITQDASGIMWFTTADGLNKYDGYNFYVYHHDIYDSTSIGSDDLTFVYEDGQRRLWIGSRNNGLDFFDREYNKFYHIVHRNSKGLISDKILSVCSDKSGALLINTDRGIDRMQIIPKNRNKKKTTNFFENYELRFTHLKYGNNNAGLTGKAVLGNVFTDSRGHTYVADTSTLYELVFQPDNTYTLHKKYSYQLKDKNYVPGIAEDTSSYSLFINGADITRFPGYDFNLPHKMFSNKDQVARHAWVIGNNQMIWSTDSGSLYRIHIPTNEISLNIPADSAQNFALKAPLTIYSDRQNILWIGTAGHGIFKYDPETERFHHVLANTIHYHILETKNGELITRNFDKITLANNEFRQKKDPVMQALKEKFANSFIVQYAVDTSGNLWIPEHHKLYYYNLATNKQQTHELLFDEAPSDIYTIYADKRNTLWMGYKKYFVRFDPSLNTFTKFNYPFKAPDFETDFLQTIYEDGNTLWLGSIHGLFSFDLLTQKMKDAYYARPGDSASLSSNFIYSLCNDIKQPKRYLWVGTKGGGLNRLDKYTGKFVRYSRKDGLADNVIYGILPGDDGNVWLSTNQGLSAFNPRTKVFRNYDVNDGLQSNEFNRYAFCKTSAGLLVFGGMNGINYFDPKQINTLNSAEVVFTDLRLFNKSVKLTDEDCPINKSINYADEIRLKYKQNVVAIQFAAVDYRRQGNILYRYKMEGFDEDWIFSGTAHEATYTNLDPGEYRFIVQASYESDNWGNRQTSIAVIVLEPWYHTWWFYLLTIIAIACILYGLYRFRLAQFAMLEKLRNRIAMDLHDEVGSSISTIAIYSKIMQDQIRSVDFDNEPLVNKIKDFAEEIMESMNDIVWSINTKNDAFERIGSRIRIHASQLLEPKGYTLHFEFSEALNRIKIGMEKRREFYLIYKEVLNNIAKYADGRHVWISLNIVNNFIQLTIKDDGKGFDITKAPGTGNGLTNMQNRAAMLKGKLSINTQTGKGTAVVLSFNAS